A genomic stretch from Halobellus sp. LT62 includes:
- a CDS encoding MBL fold metallo-hydrolase, which translates to MPKLLDQLTVAELAAALDAGEDLTVIDTRPPESFEAWHVPGAINVPYHPVEGLGANLGWDDVDDIVDGKRVATICGKGLSSTSFGIELSTRGYDDVQVVKGGMEDWSKLYDVVEVETDGDLFVAQIQRRAKGCLGYVVGDERAGEALVVDPTRQHHEFELVAADNGLVITGVLDTHVHADHVSGGRALAERLSVPYYLSADADERGVAFEYEPIADGDTLSVGDIDLTVLAAPGHTTELVNLLVDGTYLLSADTLFVESVGRTELEFGEGGAERGARLLYETLHERYGSLSEDVVVLPGHVSVDADGRFGVGAPGKLISATLGELRSQLDLLVLDEPAFVERLTGDSNEKPPNYRLVIDVNRGRLELDESEATEVELGPNNCAA; encoded by the coding sequence ATGCCGAAACTCCTCGATCAACTCACCGTCGCAGAACTCGCTGCGGCGCTCGACGCCGGCGAAGACCTCACAGTCATCGATACCCGCCCGCCGGAGAGTTTTGAGGCGTGGCACGTCCCGGGGGCGATAAACGTCCCCTATCACCCGGTCGAGGGGCTCGGCGCGAACCTCGGCTGGGACGATGTCGACGACATCGTCGACGGGAAGCGAGTCGCCACTATCTGCGGGAAGGGTCTCTCCTCGACCTCGTTCGGCATCGAGCTGTCGACGCGCGGCTACGACGACGTCCAAGTCGTCAAAGGCGGGATGGAAGACTGGAGCAAGCTCTACGACGTCGTCGAGGTCGAGACCGACGGGGACCTGTTCGTCGCGCAGATCCAGCGACGCGCGAAGGGCTGTCTGGGCTACGTCGTCGGCGACGAGCGCGCGGGGGAGGCGCTCGTCGTCGATCCGACGCGCCAGCACCACGAGTTCGAGCTCGTCGCCGCCGACAACGGGCTGGTGATCACGGGCGTCCTCGACACGCACGTCCACGCCGACCACGTCTCCGGCGGCCGCGCGCTGGCCGAGCGTCTCTCTGTCCCCTACTACCTGAGCGCCGACGCCGACGAGCGCGGTGTCGCGTTCGAGTACGAGCCGATCGCCGACGGGGACACGCTCTCGGTCGGCGATATCGATCTCACGGTTCTCGCCGCCCCGGGGCACACCACCGAGCTCGTGAACCTGCTCGTCGACGGGACGTACCTCCTCTCGGCGGACACGCTGTTCGTCGAGTCCGTCGGCCGCACGGAACTGGAGTTCGGCGAAGGGGGCGCAGAACGCGGCGCGAGGTTGCTCTACGAGACGCTCCACGAGCGGTACGGTTCGCTCTCTGAGGACGTGGTCGTCCTCCCGGGACACGTCTCCGTCGACGCCGACGGCCGCTTCGGCGTCGGTGCGCCCGGCAAGCTGATCTCGGCCACGCTCGGCGAGCTCCGATCGCAACTCGACCTGCTCGTCCTCGACGAGCCGGCGTTCGTCGAGCGGCTCACCGGCGACAGCAACGAGAAGCCGCCGAACTACCGGCTCGTCATCGACGTGAACCGCGGACGGCTCGAACTCGACGAGAGCGAGGCGACCGAGGTCGAGTTGGGACCGAACAACTGCGCGGCGTAG
- a CDS encoding zinc-dependent metalloprotease gives MDLFRSVRAIAGASESGDGRPGYIDWEAVATAAKSATDAGNLELTPADRQGYAADVRDARERLRSVGGLDFDVPETIEVQNRHHWIDANVATFRRVMRPVESEMRVAFPNATRVINTGSMSFVLSFLASHVLGQYDPLLLADGDASSAAGAGDTDGDAAHSLFFVHPNIVAAAAELDVDYPRFRRWIAFHEVSHAAEFGAAPWLSEHLESRMEDGLETLASGGIDREAFHDLNVAMTAVEGYAEMLMDRAFDAEYADLRAKLDARRRGGGPVARIARRLLGLGLKRRQYERGARFFRSVADERGVTAAAAVWERPENLPTSAELDDPARWLRRVDP, from the coding sequence ATGGACCTCTTTCGGAGCGTTCGCGCGATCGCCGGGGCGTCTGAGAGCGGCGATGGCCGCCCCGGGTACATCGACTGGGAGGCCGTCGCGACTGCCGCCAAGAGCGCGACCGACGCCGGGAATCTGGAGTTGACGCCCGCGGACCGTCAAGGCTACGCAGCGGACGTACGCGACGCCCGCGAGCGACTGCGATCGGTGGGCGGCCTCGACTTCGACGTCCCCGAGACGATCGAGGTGCAGAACCGCCACCACTGGATCGACGCGAACGTCGCGACGTTCCGCCGGGTGATGCGTCCCGTCGAATCCGAGATGCGCGTCGCGTTCCCGAACGCGACGCGCGTGATCAACACCGGGTCGATGTCGTTCGTGCTCTCGTTTCTCGCCTCGCACGTCCTCGGGCAGTACGATCCGCTCTTGCTGGCCGACGGCGACGCGTCGTCTGCGGCAGGAGCCGGAGATACCGACGGCGACGCGGCCCACAGCCTCTTTTTCGTCCATCCGAACATCGTCGCCGCCGCGGCGGAACTCGACGTCGACTACCCGCGGTTCCGCCGGTGGATCGCGTTCCACGAGGTCTCACACGCCGCGGAGTTCGGAGCCGCGCCGTGGCTCTCCGAACACCTCGAATCCCGGATGGAAGACGGGCTGGAGACGCTCGCGAGCGGCGGAATCGACCGCGAGGCGTTCCACGATCTCAACGTCGCGATGACCGCCGTCGAGGGCTACGCGGAGATGCTGATGGACCGCGCGTTCGACGCCGAGTACGCCGATCTCCGCGCGAAACTCGACGCGCGACGCCGCGGCGGCGGTCCGGTCGCTCGGATCGCGCGACGATTGCTCGGTCTCGGACTCAAGCGGCGGCAGTACGAACGCGGCGCGCGCTTCTTCCGATCCGTCGCCGACGAGCGCGGGGTCACCGCCGCGGCCGCCGTCTGGGAACGTCCGGAGAACCTCCCGACGAGCGCCGAGTTGGACGATCCCGCGCGATGGCTTCGGCGCGTCGACCCGTAG
- a CDS encoding AAA domain-containing protein: MKLRGRVVDVGDEREVETKYGSRTLAELTLRPESDHSVTNDDQDAATNGGQTTLDDAGDDETDEQAGDGADETLTLTLWGKWTHTVEHAEPGMELLATDVDTSEYRGETTYATTGDSRVVLEPGFLVDVTDIRSWVQCPRMYYLNKLSGIPLNYPVVKGTIVHEVFGDLLRDRDLDDSIDERVEEAGLELGLLGHDAGEVRDEVRRNAAAIEGWLEQGTLTEEDAWRSEYTLISPTFGIKGRADALRRGTPVELKTGKNTNREPRFQDKIQAAAYALVLDERGVPADTGTLLYTKNTALERNEESGDLSPAKDFSIGDGLLDFVVRTRNEIAAMEFDSSVPTGYEADARCEYCFEQDTCMVVSGRLDQESKAGKIGSPVPEEEREYFERFYRATEAERREVHAEYRKLWEQSAEERADDDRALIDLEPTDRRELDDGRWEMRARKPGTAVSKLRAGDVALASDGDPVSGHAELCRIRELGREVVVTADEPVSVRRLDVYPSEIGVDRMLTALHDFVLKGDPDRKDVLFGRREPGFGDRSAGETYVDNNDAQDRAVRLAVDAEDFALVHGPPGTGKTYTIAQIVRALVDRGERVLLSAFTNRAVDNALEAVRDAGVDDVVRVGSENGVREDMLDVRLERGGEPNERAAALREASVVAATTAACGSRVMREQAFDVALVDEASQLTEPGTLAAVGLAERFVLVGDHEQLPPVVRAGGAQSAPESASGERAAKPRAENDLQTSLFERLIESHPDASVLLDRQYRMSQRIQAFSSTEFYDGALRPATGAVAGQRLSDLGVDESALPTELRDPVAFVDPGGERIGNTNPAEADRVAEIVEAYVAAGVDLDDIGVIAPFRAQVAEISRRTDVTVDTVDRFQGSAKEVIVVSFVATGSLDGPIFEDYRRINVALTRAKKSLALVGDADALASDPFYARLLSWARR, from the coding sequence GTGAAACTGCGCGGCCGCGTCGTCGACGTCGGCGACGAGCGCGAGGTGGAGACGAAGTACGGCTCGCGGACGCTCGCCGAGTTGACGCTCCGTCCGGAGAGTGATCACTCGGTGACGAACGACGACCAAGACGCTGCGACGAACGGCGGCCAAACGACACTCGACGATGCGGGCGACGACGAGACAGACGAGCAGGCCGGAGACGGGGCCGACGAAACGCTCACACTGACACTCTGGGGGAAGTGGACCCACACCGTCGAGCACGCCGAGCCCGGAATGGAGCTGCTCGCGACCGACGTCGACACTTCGGAGTACCGCGGCGAGACGACGTACGCGACCACCGGCGACTCGCGGGTCGTCCTCGAACCCGGGTTCCTCGTCGACGTGACCGACATCCGCTCGTGGGTGCAGTGCCCGCGGATGTATTATTTGAACAAGCTTTCGGGGATTCCGCTGAACTACCCGGTCGTCAAGGGGACGATCGTCCACGAGGTGTTCGGCGACCTTCTTCGGGACCGCGACCTCGACGACTCGATAGACGAACGGGTCGAAGAAGCGGGACTCGAGTTGGGACTGCTCGGCCACGACGCCGGCGAGGTGCGCGACGAGGTGCGGCGCAACGCGGCCGCGATCGAGGGCTGGCTCGAGCAGGGAACGTTGACCGAGGAGGACGCTTGGCGCTCCGAATACACGCTCATCTCGCCGACGTTCGGGATCAAGGGTCGCGCGGACGCGCTCCGCCGCGGGACGCCGGTCGAACTCAAGACGGGGAAGAACACCAACCGCGAGCCCCGTTTTCAGGACAAGATTCAGGCCGCCGCCTACGCGCTCGTGCTCGACGAGCGGGGCGTCCCGGCCGATACGGGGACGCTCCTGTACACCAAGAACACGGCGCTCGAACGCAACGAGGAGAGCGGGGATCTCTCGCCCGCGAAGGACTTCTCGATCGGCGACGGCTTACTCGACTTCGTCGTCCGCACGCGCAACGAGATCGCGGCGATGGAGTTCGATTCCTCCGTGCCCACTGGCTACGAGGCCGACGCGCGCTGTGAGTACTGCTTCGAGCAGGACACCTGTATGGTCGTCTCCGGGCGACTCGACCAGGAGTCGAAGGCGGGGAAGATCGGCTCGCCCGTCCCAGAGGAGGAGCGAGAGTACTTCGAGCGATTCTACCGCGCCACCGAGGCCGAGCGCCGCGAGGTCCACGCCGAATACCGCAAGCTCTGGGAGCAGTCCGCCGAGGAACGCGCCGACGACGACCGGGCGCTGATCGACCTCGAACCGACCGACAGACGCGAACTCGATGACGGTCGCTGGGAGATGCGCGCGAGAAAGCCCGGCACCGCCGTCTCGAAACTCCGTGCGGGCGACGTCGCGCTCGCGAGCGACGGCGACCCGGTTTCCGGGCACGCCGAGCTGTGTCGGATCCGCGAGTTGGGCCGGGAGGTCGTCGTCACCGCTGACGAACCAGTATCGGTCCGACGGCTCGACGTCTACCCCTCCGAGATCGGCGTCGACCGGATGCTCACCGCGCTGCACGACTTCGTGCTGAAGGGCGACCCCGACCGCAAAGACGTGCTGTTCGGTCGACGAGAGCCCGGATTCGGAGACCGATCTGCGGGAGAAACCTACGTCGACAACAACGACGCACAGGACCGCGCGGTCCGACTCGCGGTCGACGCGGAGGACTTCGCGCTCGTCCACGGGCCGCCGGGGACCGGCAAGACGTACACGATCGCCCAGATCGTCCGCGCGCTCGTCGACCGCGGCGAGCGCGTGTTGCTCTCGGCCTTTACGAACCGCGCGGTCGATAACGCCCTCGAGGCGGTTCGCGACGCGGGCGTCGACGACGTCGTCCGCGTGGGAAGCGAGAACGGCGTTCGCGAGGACATGCTGGACGTCCGCTTGGAGCGCGGCGGCGAGCCGAACGAGCGGGCGGCGGCGCTGCGGGAGGCGTCGGTGGTAGCCGCCACCACGGCTGCCTGCGGCTCGCGCGTGATGCGCGAGCAGGCGTTCGACGTCGCGCTCGTCGACGAGGCCTCACAGCTCACCGAGCCGGGGACGCTCGCGGCCGTCGGACTCGCCGAGCGGTTCGTCCTCGTCGGCGACCACGAGCAACTTCCGCCCGTCGTGAGAGCGGGCGGGGCGCAGAGCGCCCCGGAATCAGCGAGCGGCGAGCGAGCGGCGAAGCCGCGAGCCGAGAACGACCTCCAGACGTCGCTTTTCGAGCGCCTCATCGAATCCCACCCCGACGCGTCTGTCCTGCTTGACCGACAGTACCGGATGAGCCAGCGAATCCAGGCCTTCTCCTCGACGGAGTTCTACGACGGCGCGCTCAGACCGGCGACCGGCGCGGTCGCGGGCCAACGGCTCTCGGATCTGGGTGTCGACGAATCTGCCTTGCCGACCGAACTCCGCGACCCCGTCGCCTTCGTCGATCCCGGTGGCGAGCGCATCGGCAACACCAACCCCGCGGAGGCCGATCGGGTCGCCGAGATCGTCGAGGCGTACGTCGCGGCGGGGGTCGACCTCGACGACATCGGCGTCATCGCGCCGTTCCGCGCACAGGTAGCCGAGATCTCCCGGCGGACGGACGTGACCGTCGACACCGTCGATCGCTTCCAAGGATCGGCCAAAGAGGTGATCGTCGTCTCGTTCGTCGCGACCGGCTCGCTCGACGGGCCGATATTCGAGGACTACCGCCGCATCAACGTCGCACTGACCCGGGCGAAGAAGTCCCTCGCGCTCGTCGGCGACGCCGACGCGCTCGCCTCAGATCCGTTCTACGCGCGACTGTTGTCGTGGGCGCGGCGGTAG
- a CDS encoding ATP-dependent helicase translates to MPPTGRELLRRVADDAAAADAGDETADSGAAVALETDPFEFDPDAVDIADDDVLDRLEPAVREWWVEEFGRYVDQNGGFFTPPQREAIPLVDEGENALVCAPTGSGKTLSSFTAILNELFRRGREREDGLDNSVYCLYVSPLKSLANDIHRNLTVPLEGIESRMDERSEAVEVRHAIRHGDTESSERQRMLEETPHILNTTPETLAILLNAPKFREKLRTVEYVVVDEIHSLAANKRGTHLSVSLERLEALTEASPTRIGCSATVEPLSEMAEFLVGRDGDGDPRDCEIVDTRFVRDFDLRLECPTDDLIHTPRSTIQSGFYDRLHELIASHENTLVFTNTRSGAERVLETLRERFDDYDDANSGCHHGSLSKERRQAVEEGLKDGSLDVVTTSTSLELGIDMPHLDLVVQVGSPKSVASLLQRVGRAGHSLGQTVEGRVIALDRDELVECAVMLRKAEDGFVDRVFVPENAHDVAAQHVYGMTINDVRREADVLATLRRAYPYRNYTDGDWERLLRYLTADYDGLEEKNVYAKVWRDTNDAPDGEHHYGDFAVGEPLLGKRGRLARVIYMTNIGTIPDSFTCDVVVRQSDEWVGTLDEDYLDTLEKGDVFVLGGERFAYRYRRGSKVYVDRTSKEATVPSWFSERLPLSYDLGREIGSFQAELLDQLDSGGPPAVREWLRAFPIDENAVRAITRLFDEQRRYCGPESVATDERLVVEETLDRETYRRKFYVHSTFGRRFNDGLSRLVAARCANRSNTNVQIAVADNGFSLSMPLNRKVDVAGVLADLDSETVRDDLRDALAETDLLKRYFRINATRALMILKRYKGYEKSAAQQQVSAEMLLSFADELDEFAVMEETYREIVEDKLNVAAVERALAGIDAGDVEVVSKRVDSPTPRAFGLATLLASDVVLAEDESAVLREFHERVMESIDGEGDSA, encoded by the coding sequence ATGCCGCCGACCGGGCGCGAACTGCTCCGACGAGTCGCCGACGACGCAGCGGCGGCCGACGCCGGTGACGAGACTGCCGACAGCGGCGCAGCCGTTGCACTCGAAACCGACCCGTTCGAGTTCGATCCCGACGCCGTCGACATCGCCGACGACGACGTGCTCGATCGCCTCGAACCGGCCGTTCGAGAGTGGTGGGTCGAAGAGTTCGGCCGCTACGTCGACCAGAACGGCGGGTTCTTCACGCCGCCGCAGCGCGAGGCGATCCCGCTCGTCGACGAGGGCGAGAACGCGCTCGTCTGTGCGCCGACCGGGAGCGGGAAGACGCTTTCGAGCTTCACCGCGATCTTGAACGAGCTGTTTCGGCGCGGTCGAGAGCGCGAGGACGGCCTCGACAACTCGGTGTACTGCCTGTACGTCTCGCCGCTGAAATCGCTCGCGAACGACATCCACCGCAACCTCACGGTTCCCCTAGAGGGGATCGAATCGCGGATGGACGAGCGAAGCGAGGCCGTCGAGGTACGGCACGCGATCCGGCACGGCGACACCGAGTCGAGCGAGCGCCAGCGGATGCTCGAGGAGACGCCGCACATCCTCAACACGACGCCGGAGACGCTCGCGATCCTCCTGAACGCACCGAAGTTCAGAGAGAAGCTCCGAACGGTCGAGTACGTCGTCGTCGACGAGATTCACAGCCTCGCGGCCAACAAGCGCGGGACGCACCTGTCGGTCTCCTTAGAGCGCCTCGAAGCGCTCACCGAGGCGTCGCCGACGCGGATCGGCTGCTCGGCGACGGTCGAGCCGCTCTCGGAGATGGCCGAGTTCCTCGTCGGGCGCGACGGGGACGGAGACCCTCGGGACTGCGAAATCGTCGACACGCGGTTCGTCCGCGACTTCGATCTCCGACTCGAGTGTCCGACCGACGACCTGATCCACACGCCGCGGTCGACGATTCAATCGGGCTTTTACGACCGGTTGCACGAGCTGATCGCCTCCCACGAGAACACGCTTGTCTTCACGAACACCCGGTCGGGTGCAGAGCGCGTGCTCGAAACCCTACGGGAGCGCTTCGACGACTACGACGACGCCAACTCCGGCTGTCACCACGGCAGCCTCTCGAAGGAGCGACGGCAGGCCGTCGAGGAGGGGTTGAAAGACGGCTCCTTGGACGTCGTCACGACCTCGACGAGCCTCGAGTTGGGTATCGATATGCCGCATCTCGACCTCGTGGTGCAAGTCGGCTCTCCCAAATCGGTCGCGTCGCTGTTGCAACGCGTCGGCCGCGCGGGACACAGTCTGGGACAAACCGTCGAGGGGCGGGTGATCGCGCTCGACCGCGACGAACTCGTCGAGTGCGCGGTGATGCTTCGAAAGGCCGAAGACGGCTTCGTCGACCGGGTGTTCGTGCCCGAGAACGCCCACGACGTCGCCGCCCAGCACGTCTACGGGATGACCATCAACGACGTGCGCAGGGAGGCCGACGTGCTCGCGACGCTCCGCCGGGCGTACCCGTATCGGAATTACACCGACGGCGACTGGGAGCGGCTGCTCCGGTATCTCACCGCCGACTACGACGGTCTCGAAGAGAAGAACGTCTACGCGAAAGTCTGGCGCGACACCAACGATGCGCCCGACGGCGAGCACCACTACGGCGACTTCGCCGTCGGCGAGCCGCTGCTCGGCAAGCGCGGCCGACTCGCCCGCGTGATCTACATGACGAACATCGGGACGATCCCGGATTCGTTCACCTGCGACGTGGTCGTCCGGCAGAGCGACGAGTGGGTCGGCACGCTCGACGAGGACTACCTCGACACGCTGGAGAAAGGCGACGTGTTCGTCCTCGGCGGCGAGCGGTTCGCCTACCGCTACCGGCGCGGCTCGAAGGTGTACGTCGATCGGACGAGCAAGGAGGCGACGGTCCCCTCGTGGTTTTCCGAACGGCTGCCGCTGTCGTACGACCTCGGCCGCGAGATCGGCTCGTTTCAAGCGGAACTCCTTGACCAACTCGATTCGGGCGGTCCCCCCGCTGTCCGCGAGTGGCTCCGGGCGTTCCCGATCGACGAGAACGCCGTGCGCGCGATCACGCGCCTGTTCGACGAGCAGCGTCGCTATTGCGGCCCCGAGAGCGTCGCAACCGACGAGCGGCTCGTCGTCGAGGAGACGCTCGATCGGGAGACGTACCGAAGGAAGTTCTACGTGCACTCGACCTTCGGGCGGCGGTTCAACGACGGGCTCTCGCGACTCGTCGCCGCACGCTGTGCGAACCGCTCGAATACCAACGTCCAGATTGCGGTCGCGGACAACGGATTTTCACTCTCTATGCCGCTGAATCGGAAGGTCGACGTCGCGGGCGTGCTCGCCGACCTCGACTCCGAAACGGTCCGAGACGACCTGCGCGATGCGCTCGCGGAGACGGACCTGCTCAAGCGCTACTTCCGGATCAACGCCACCCGCGCGCTGATGATCTTAAAGCGGTACAAGGGCTACGAGAAGTCGGCGGCCCAACAGCAGGTCTCCGCGGAGATGCTGCTGTCGTTCGCCGACGAACTCGACGAGTTCGCGGTGATGGAGGAGACCTATCGGGAGATCGTCGAGGACAAACTGAACGTCGCGGCCGTCGAGCGCGCGCTCGCGGGGATCGACGCCGGCGACGTCGAGGTCGTCTCGAAACGGGTGGACTCGCCGACGCCCCGGGCCTTCGGCCTCGCGACGCTGCTCGCCAGCGACGTCGTGCTCGCCGAGGACGAGAGCGCCGTGTTGCGGGAGTTCCACGAGCGCGTGATGGAGTCGATCGATGGCGAGGGCGACTCGGCGTAG
- a CDS encoding MBL fold metallo-hydrolase: MRLTFLGTGSAMPVPDRVQAGLLLESADRALLVDCGSGVLHRLAGTDVGYEGVSTVLLTHHHLDHLADLLPLLKARWLAGEEHLEVVGPLGTKSLLDGLLSVHDYLDGRVDLSVREVGPTDFSVAGFDVSATEMTHSMDCLAYRFSDPDAGGSAGDIVFSGDGEAEASLANFADGAAVLAHDCSFPDDVDVSNHPTPSQLGDVLAGHDIGRVYLTHLYPHTEGRHEEMLDSIRSRYDGDVRFARDGLQVDVE, translated from the coding sequence ATGCGCCTGACCTTCCTCGGGACCGGCAGCGCGATGCCCGTTCCCGACCGCGTCCAAGCCGGCCTGCTCCTCGAAAGCGCGGACCGAGCCCTCCTCGTCGACTGCGGCAGCGGCGTCCTCCACCGACTCGCCGGAACCGACGTCGGCTACGAGGGCGTCTCGACCGTGCTCCTCACGCACCACCACCTCGATCACCTCGCCGACCTGCTCCCGCTTTTGAAGGCGCGCTGGCTGGCCGGCGAGGAACACCTCGAAGTCGTCGGCCCCCTAGGGACGAAATCCCTCCTCGACGGCCTGCTGTCCGTCCACGATTACCTCGACGGGCGCGTCGACCTGAGCGTCCGTGAAGTCGGCCCGACCGACTTCTCGGTGGCGGGGTTCGACGTGTCTGCGACCGAAATGACGCATTCGATGGACTGTCTGGCCTACCGGTTTTCGGATCCCGACGCCGGCGGGTCCGCGGGCGACATCGTCTTCTCCGGAGACGGCGAGGCCGAAGCGAGTCTCGCGAACTTCGCCGACGGCGCGGCCGTCCTCGCTCACGACTGCTCGTTCCCCGACGACGTCGACGTCTCGAACCACCCGACTCCGTCGCAACTGGGCGACGTCTTGGCGGGTCACGACATCGGTCGCGTCTACCTCACTCACCTCTACCCACACACCGAGGGCCGCCACGAGGAGATGCTCGACTCGATCCGCTCGCGCTACGACGGCGACGTCAGGTTCGCGCGTGATGGCCTTCAAGTAGATGTCGAGTGA
- a CDS encoding SDR family oxidoreductase: protein MDVEIAGNTALVTASSSGLGKASARALAAEGANVVVNGRDETRLETAVDDIRDAAADGTSVIGHAVDLTDPTAGDALVDRTVEEFGELDHLVTSAGGPPAMPFLQTSDEDWYDAFDLLVMSVVRTVRAAEPHLRESACGTVVTIGSLRVKEATDNLVLSNAVRSGVIGLEKTLSKEFAPDVRTNAVLPGTHRTPRVEKRVEDGVTDGRYDSFAAGLEARASNIPLGRLGDPDRFGQTVAFLSSPASSFISGAAVPVDGGESASTT from the coding sequence ATGGACGTGGAGATAGCCGGAAACACGGCGCTCGTGACGGCATCCAGCAGCGGGCTGGGAAAAGCCTCAGCAAGGGCTCTCGCTGCAGAAGGTGCCAACGTCGTCGTGAACGGACGAGACGAAACGCGACTCGAGACCGCGGTCGACGACATCCGCGACGCTGCTGCGGACGGTACGTCCGTTATCGGACACGCCGTCGACCTCACCGACCCGACGGCGGGCGACGCGCTCGTCGATCGAACGGTCGAGGAGTTCGGCGAGTTGGATCACCTCGTCACCTCGGCCGGGGGACCGCCGGCGATGCCGTTTCTCCAAACGAGCGATGAGGACTGGTACGACGCGTTCGACCTGCTCGTGATGAGCGTCGTTCGGACGGTCCGGGCGGCGGAGCCGCATCTCCGTGAGAGCGCGTGCGGAACGGTCGTGACGATCGGCTCGCTGCGCGTCAAAGAGGCGACAGACAACCTCGTGCTCTCGAACGCGGTCCGTTCGGGGGTTATCGGCCTAGAGAAGACCCTCTCGAAGGAGTTCGCGCCGGACGTTCGAACGAATGCCGTTCTCCCGGGAACGCACAGAACACCTCGGGTAGAAAAACGCGTCGAAGACGGCGTTACCGACGGCAGATACGACTCGTTCGCGGCCGGACTGGAAGCACGCGCGAGCAATATCCCACTCGGCCGCCTCGGAGACCCGGACCGGTTTGGCCAAACCGTCGCGTTCCTCTCCTCGCCAGCGTCGTCGTTTATCTCGGGTGCCGCCGTGCCCGTCGACGGGGGAGAGAGCGCCTCGACGACGTGA
- a CDS encoding alpha/beta hydrolase, with protein sequence MKLTFRSGGERCVGRLYRPDRPADPALIVLGGGPIGAEGAGLDRFAEHLAAAGYAVFHFDERNSGGSDGEPRNLLSPSRQRADWEAALAGLRGRSDVATDRLILWGVDLAGGTVLDVAADDPRVTAVVSQTPILSGRAFLRERGLGFFARGTLAGVRDLLQSRIRGPHTVSVVDDGEGDSGLALVSTPSADRAYRDLADDDWENRTPARTLLALARHTTDEDRERLSCPVLFVGGTRDDVVPIESVEAASDALADATLVRLPAGHFDLYEGTGFEQAIGHGLAFVDAVVER encoded by the coding sequence GTGAAACTGACGTTCCGCAGCGGCGGCGAGCGCTGCGTCGGACGGCTCTACCGACCGGACCGCCCCGCCGACCCCGCGCTGATCGTCCTCGGTGGCGGCCCGATCGGAGCCGAGGGCGCGGGCCTCGATCGCTTCGCGGAACACCTCGCCGCGGCGGGGTACGCGGTATTCCACTTCGACGAGCGGAATTCGGGCGGCAGCGACGGCGAGCCGCGAAACCTCCTCTCGCCGTCCCGGCAGCGCGCCGACTGGGAAGCCGCGCTCGCGGGACTGCGCGGTCGGAGTGACGTCGCTACCGACCGTCTCATCCTCTGGGGCGTCGACCTCGCGGGCGGGACCGTCCTCGACGTCGCCGCCGACGATCCGCGGGTCACCGCGGTCGTTTCGCAGACACCGATCCTCTCCGGGCGCGCGTTCCTCCGCGAACGGGGGCTCGGCTTCTTCGCTCGGGGGACGCTCGCGGGCGTCCGCGACCTGCTGCAGTCCCGCATCCGCGGCCCGCACACGGTCTCTGTCGTCGACGACGGCGAGGGTGATAGCGGCCTCGCACTCGTGTCGACGCCGAGCGCGGACCGCGCCTATCGCGACCTCGCTGACGACGACTGGGAGAACCGTACCCCGGCGCGAACGCTCCTCGCGCTGGCCCGCCACACGACCGACGAGGACCGCGAGCGACTCTCCTGCCCCGTTCTGTTCGTCGGCGGCACGCGCGACGACGTGGTCCCGATCGAGTCGGTCGAAGCCGCGAGCGACGCGCTCGCCGACGCGACGCTGGTCCGCCTCCCCGCGGGCCACTTCGACCTCTACGAGGGCACGGGGTTCGAGCAGGCGATCGGGCACGGTCTCGCGTTCGTCGATGCGGTCGTGGAGCGGTAG